Proteins from a single region of Macaca fascicularis isolate 582-1 chromosome 5, T2T-MFA8v1.1:
- the MFSD10 gene encoding major facilitator superfamily domain-containing protein 10 isoform X3, with the protein MAVIGVAFSLGFTLGPMLGASLPLEMAPWFALLFAASDLLFIFCFLPETLPLEKRAPSVSLGLHDAADLLSPLALLRFSAVARGQDPPTGDRLSSLRRLGLVYFLYLFLFSGLEYTLSFLTHQRFQFSSLQQGKMFFLIGLTMATIQGAYARRIHPGGEVAAVKRALLLLVPAFLLIGWSHSLPMLGLGLLLYSFAAAVVVPCLSSVVAGYGSPGQKGTVMGTLRSLGALARAAGPLVAASVYWLAGAQACFTTWSGLFLLPFLLLQKLNYSAQTLKAE; encoded by the exons ATG GCGGTCATTGGGGTGGCCTTCTCACTGGGCTTCACCCTGGGCCCTATGCTTGGAGCCTCCCTGCCCCTGGAAATGGCACCCTGGTTTGCCCTGCTCTTCGCAGCCTCCGACCTGCTGTTTATCTTCTGCTTCCTGCCGGAGACGCTGCCCCTGGAGAAACGG GCGCCGTCTGTCTCCCTGGGGCTCCATGATGCGGCCGATCTGCTCAGCCCCCTGGCCCTGCTGCGCTTCTCAGCCGTCGCTCGTGGCCAGGACCCACCCACTGGAGACA GGCTCAGCAGCCTGCGCCGCCTGGGCCTCGTCTACTTCCTCTACCTCTTCCTGTTCTCGGGCCTGGAGTACACGCTGAGCTTCCTCACACACCAGCGCTTCCAGTTCAGCAG CCTACAGCAGGGGAAGATGTTTTTCCTCATCGGCCTCACCATGGCCACCATCCAGGGCGCCTATGCCCGGCGGATCCACCCCGGCGGGGAAGTTGCTGCCGTGAAGCGG GCCCTCCTACTGCTGgtgcctgccttcctcctcatTGGCTGGAGCCATTCTCTGCCCATGCTGGGCCTGGGGCTGCTGCTGTACTCCTTTG CCGCCGCCGTTGTGGTGCCCTGCCTGTCCTCCGTGGTCGCTGGCTATG GCTCACCAGGGCAGAAGGGCACGGTCATGGGTACACTGCGCAGCCTAGGCGCTCTGGCCAGGGCCGCGGGGCCCCTGGTGGCTGCTTCAG TGTACTGGCTGGCCGGGGCCCAGGCCTGCTTCACTACGTGGTCCGGGCTCTTTTTgctgcccttcctcctcctgcagAAGCTGAATTACTCGGCACAGACGCTCAAGGCTGAGtag
- the MFSD10 gene encoding major facilitator superfamily domain-containing protein 10 isoform X1 — protein MGRGGGGGCTPRPPIHQQPPERRVVTVVFLGLLLDLLAFTLLLPLLPGLLESHDRAHDPLYGSWQGGVNWFATAIGMPVEKRYNSVLFGGLIGSAFSVLQFLCAPLTGATSDCLGRRPVMLLCLMGVATSYAVWATSRSFAAFLASRLIGGISKGNVSLSTAIVADLGSPLARSQGMAVIGVAFSLGFTLGPMLGASLPLEMAPWFALLFAASDLLFIFCFLPETLPLEKRAPSVSLGLHDAADLLSPLALLRFSAVARGQDPPTGDRLSSLRRLGLVYFLYLFLFSGLEYTLSFLTHQRFQFSSLQQGKMFFLIGLTMATIQGAYARRIHPGGEVAAVKRALLLLVPAFLLIGWSHSLPMLGLGLLLYSFAAAVVVPCLSSVVAGYGSPGQKGTVMGTLRSLGALARAAGPLVAASVYWLAGAQACFTTWSGLFLLPFLLLQKLNYSAQTLKAE, from the exons ATGGGACGGggagggggtggaggctgcaccCCGCGCCCACCCATCCACCAGCAGCCACCAGAGCGCCGCGTGGTCACCGTTGTCTTCCTTGGCCTCCTGCTGGACCTCCTGGCCTTCACGCTGCTGCTGCCCCTGCTTCCCGGGCTGTTGGAGAGCCACGACCGTGCCCAC GACCCCCTTTATGGCTCCTGGCAGGGTGGGGTGAACTGGTTTGCCACCGCCATCGGGATGCCAGTGGAGAAGAGATACAACAGTGTCCTGTTCGGAG GTCTCATTGGCTCAGCCTTCTCTGTCCTGCAGTTTCTGTGTGCACCACTCACTGGGGCCACCTCTGACTGCTTGGGGAGGCGCCCGGTGATGCTGCTGTGCCTG ATGGGTGTGGCCACCTCATATGCAGTCTGGGCCACCTCTCGGAGCTTTGCGGCCTTCCTGGCCTCCAGGCTGATTGGGGGCATCAGCAAAGGGAACGTCAGCCTCTCCACGGCCATCGTTGCTGACCTGGGCTCGCCTCTGGCCCGCAGCCAAGGCATG GCGGTCATTGGGGTGGCCTTCTCACTGGGCTTCACCCTGGGCCCTATGCTTGGAGCCTCCCTGCCCCTGGAAATGGCACCCTGGTTTGCCCTGCTCTTCGCAGCCTCCGACCTGCTGTTTATCTTCTGCTTCCTGCCGGAGACGCTGCCCCTGGAGAAACGG GCGCCGTCTGTCTCCCTGGGGCTCCATGATGCGGCCGATCTGCTCAGCCCCCTGGCCCTGCTGCGCTTCTCAGCCGTCGCTCGTGGCCAGGACCCACCCACTGGAGACA GGCTCAGCAGCCTGCGCCGCCTGGGCCTCGTCTACTTCCTCTACCTCTTCCTGTTCTCGGGCCTGGAGTACACGCTGAGCTTCCTCACACACCAGCGCTTCCAGTTCAGCAG CCTACAGCAGGGGAAGATGTTTTTCCTCATCGGCCTCACCATGGCCACCATCCAGGGCGCCTATGCCCGGCGGATCCACCCCGGCGGGGAAGTTGCTGCCGTGAAGCGG GCCCTCCTACTGCTGgtgcctgccttcctcctcatTGGCTGGAGCCATTCTCTGCCCATGCTGGGCCTGGGGCTGCTGCTGTACTCCTTTG CCGCCGCCGTTGTGGTGCCCTGCCTGTCCTCCGTGGTCGCTGGCTATG GCTCACCAGGGCAGAAGGGCACGGTCATGGGTACACTGCGCAGCCTAGGCGCTCTGGCCAGGGCCGCGGGGCCCCTGGTGGCTGCTTCAG TGTACTGGCTGGCCGGGGCCCAGGCCTGCTTCACTACGTGGTCCGGGCTCTTTTTgctgcccttcctcctcctgcagAAGCTGAATTACTCGGCACAGACGCTCAAGGCTGAGtag
- the MFSD10 gene encoding major facilitator superfamily domain-containing protein 10 isoform X2 encodes MGRGGGGGCTPRPPIHQQPPERRVVTVVFLGLLLDLLAFTLLLPLLPGLLESHDRAHDPLYGSWQGGVNWFATAIGMPVEKRYNSVLFGGLIGSAFSVLQFLCAPLTGATSDCLGRRPVMLLCLAPSVSLGLHDAADLLSPLALLRFSAVARGQDPPTGDRLSSLRRLGLVYFLYLFLFSGLEYTLSFLTHQRFQFSSLQQGKMFFLIGLTMATIQGAYARRIHPGGEVAAVKRALLLLVPAFLLIGWSHSLPMLGLGLLLYSFAAAVVVPCLSSVVAGYGSPGQKGTVMGTLRSLGALARAAGPLVAASVYWLAGAQACFTTWSGLFLLPFLLLQKLNYSAQTLKAE; translated from the exons ATGGGACGGggagggggtggaggctgcaccCCGCGCCCACCCATCCACCAGCAGCCACCAGAGCGCCGCGTGGTCACCGTTGTCTTCCTTGGCCTCCTGCTGGACCTCCTGGCCTTCACGCTGCTGCTGCCCCTGCTTCCCGGGCTGTTGGAGAGCCACGACCGTGCCCAC GACCCCCTTTATGGCTCCTGGCAGGGTGGGGTGAACTGGTTTGCCACCGCCATCGGGATGCCAGTGGAGAAGAGATACAACAGTGTCCTGTTCGGAG GTCTCATTGGCTCAGCCTTCTCTGTCCTGCAGTTTCTGTGTGCACCACTCACTGGGGCCACCTCTGACTGCTTGGGGAGGCGCCCGGTGATGCTGCTGTGCCTG GCGCCGTCTGTCTCCCTGGGGCTCCATGATGCGGCCGATCTGCTCAGCCCCCTGGCCCTGCTGCGCTTCTCAGCCGTCGCTCGTGGCCAGGACCCACCCACTGGAGACA GGCTCAGCAGCCTGCGCCGCCTGGGCCTCGTCTACTTCCTCTACCTCTTCCTGTTCTCGGGCCTGGAGTACACGCTGAGCTTCCTCACACACCAGCGCTTCCAGTTCAGCAG CCTACAGCAGGGGAAGATGTTTTTCCTCATCGGCCTCACCATGGCCACCATCCAGGGCGCCTATGCCCGGCGGATCCACCCCGGCGGGGAAGTTGCTGCCGTGAAGCGG GCCCTCCTACTGCTGgtgcctgccttcctcctcatTGGCTGGAGCCATTCTCTGCCCATGCTGGGCCTGGGGCTGCTGCTGTACTCCTTTG CCGCCGCCGTTGTGGTGCCCTGCCTGTCCTCCGTGGTCGCTGGCTATG GCTCACCAGGGCAGAAGGGCACGGTCATGGGTACACTGCGCAGCCTAGGCGCTCTGGCCAGGGCCGCGGGGCCCCTGGTGGCTGCTTCAG TGTACTGGCTGGCCGGGGCCCAGGCCTGCTTCACTACGTGGTCCGGGCTCTTTTTgctgcccttcctcctcctgcagAAGCTGAATTACTCGGCACAGACGCTCAAGGCTGAGtag